A portion of the Corynebacterium occultum genome contains these proteins:
- the tsaB gene encoding tRNA (adenosine(37)-N6)-threonylcarbamoyltransferase complex dimerization subunit type 1 TsaB → MLVLAIDTSTPDLVVGVVDPAAGTLHEQIIPDTRRHNELLTPTVQQVLAGAGKTFADLDAVVVGCGPGPFTGLRVGMASAAAFGDALGIPVHGVCSLDAIAQRVPADTVLVATDARRREVYWATYHNLTRTEGPNVQAPGTLTPSHPVAVVVVPEHLAEQLSELQHVEKRHLGPNAASLVEVADLSAQPQPLEPLYLRRPDAKEPAPKPKSPAIPDVEL, encoded by the coding sequence GTGCTTGTACTAGCTATCGACACCTCAACCCCGGATCTCGTCGTCGGCGTGGTCGACCCCGCCGCCGGGACGCTCCATGAGCAGATCATCCCCGACACCCGCCGCCACAATGAACTGCTCACCCCCACGGTGCAGCAGGTTCTGGCCGGCGCAGGCAAGACCTTCGCGGACCTGGATGCGGTGGTCGTCGGCTGTGGCCCAGGGCCCTTCACCGGACTGCGGGTCGGCATGGCCTCCGCGGCCGCCTTCGGTGATGCCCTCGGCATCCCGGTACACGGGGTCTGCTCCCTGGATGCCATTGCGCAGCGGGTTCCTGCCGACACCGTCCTGGTGGCCACCGATGCCCGCCGCCGGGAGGTCTACTGGGCCACCTATCACAACCTCACGCGTACCGAGGGCCCGAATGTCCAGGCCCCGGGCACCCTCACCCCAAGCCATCCCGTTGCGGTGGTCGTGGTTCCGGAGCATCTGGCCGAGCAGCTGAGCGAGTTGCAGCATGTGGAGAAGCGGCACCTCGGCCCGAATGCCGCTTCCCTGGTGGAGGTCGCCGACCTGAGTGCTCAACCTCAACCCCTGGAGCCGCTCTACCTGCGGCGCCCCGATGCCAAGGAGCCGGCCCCCAAACCGAAGTCCCCGGCAATCCCGGATGTGGAGCTCTAG
- the rimI gene encoding ribosomal protein S18-alanine N-acetyltransferase codes for MEMRELRPGDAARCAELEKILFPDENPWSENVFMVEFAHPHTFYLGAFEQDGDAEGQLLGYAGMAMLGPRDDPEFEIHTIGVDPGHQRRGIARLLMDNLMLVADNFDAQVFLEVRTDNEPAIAMYERYGFTNQGIRRNYYQPSGADAYTMSRPSRSER; via the coding sequence ATGGAGATGCGGGAACTGCGCCCCGGTGACGCCGCCAGATGCGCCGAATTGGAAAAGATCCTCTTCCCCGATGAGAACCCCTGGTCGGAGAATGTGTTCATGGTGGAATTCGCCCACCCACACACCTTCTATCTGGGCGCCTTCGAGCAGGACGGGGATGCGGAGGGCCAGTTGCTCGGCTATGCCGGAATGGCGATGCTCGGCCCCCGGGATGACCCCGAATTTGAGATTCACACCATCGGCGTGGACCCCGGACACCAGCGCCGTGGCATCGCCAGGCTGCTGATGGACAACCTGATGCTGGTGGCGGATAACTTCGACGCCCAGGTCTTCCTGGAGGTGCGCACCGACAATGAGCCGGCGATCGCCATGTACGAACGCTATGGCTTCACAAACCAGGGGATCCGCCGCAACTACTATCAGCCGTCCGGAGCGGACGCCTACACCATGAGCCGACCCAGCAGGAGCGAGAGATGA
- the tsaD gene encoding tRNA (adenosine(37)-N6)-threonylcarbamoyltransferase complex transferase subunit TsaD: MIVLGVETSCDETGVGIIRLRQGENGAEMEVLADSLASSMTQHARFGGVVPEIASRAHLESMGPVMRAALAEAGIEKPDAVAATIGPGLAGALLVGAAAAKAYAAAWGVPFYAVNHLGGHVAVANLEGETLPHSVALLVSGGHTQLLEVDAVGKPMRELGATLDDAAGEAYDKVSRLLGLGYPGGPVIDRLAVRGDATAIKFPRGLMKRVDEERGHRHNFSFSGLKTSVARYVEAAERESRVISVEDVCASFQEAVCDVLSFKAVRACEDTGAKVLLLGGGVAANSRLRELTRQRCEAAGIELRVPRFNLCTDNGVMIAALAAQRIAEGAGASDLGVATDPSLPAEVPQL, translated from the coding sequence ATTATTGTGCTGGGGGTTGAGACCTCCTGCGATGAAACCGGGGTGGGCATCATCCGCTTGCGCCAGGGTGAAAACGGTGCGGAGATGGAGGTGCTGGCGGACTCCCTGGCCTCCTCCATGACCCAGCACGCCCGCTTCGGGGGCGTCGTCCCCGAGATCGCCAGCCGCGCCCACCTGGAGTCCATGGGCCCGGTGATGCGTGCCGCGCTGGCTGAGGCGGGCATCGAGAAGCCCGATGCGGTGGCGGCCACCATCGGCCCCGGGCTTGCCGGCGCCCTGCTGGTCGGTGCCGCCGCGGCCAAGGCCTACGCAGCCGCCTGGGGGGTGCCCTTCTACGCCGTCAATCACCTCGGGGGGCACGTCGCCGTGGCCAACCTCGAAGGTGAGACCCTGCCGCATTCCGTGGCACTGCTGGTCTCCGGGGGACACACCCAGCTGCTTGAGGTCGATGCCGTGGGCAAACCGATGCGCGAACTCGGAGCCACGCTTGACGACGCCGCGGGCGAAGCCTACGACAAGGTCTCCCGCCTGCTGGGCCTCGGCTACCCCGGCGGCCCGGTCATTGACCGCCTGGCTGTCAGGGGAGATGCCACCGCAATCAAATTCCCCCGCGGCCTGATGAAACGGGTGGATGAGGAACGCGGCCACCGCCACAACTTCTCTTTCTCCGGACTCAAGACCTCCGTGGCCCGCTATGTGGAGGCCGCCGAGCGGGAAAGCCGAGTCATCTCCGTGGAGGATGTCTGCGCCAGCTTCCAGGAAGCGGTCTGCGATGTACTCAGCTTCAAGGCGGTGCGCGCCTGCGAGGACACCGGGGCGAAGGTGCTGCTGCTCGGCGGGGGTGTGGCCGCGAACTCCCGGCTCCGCGAACTGACCCGGCAGCGTTGCGAGGCCGCGGGCATCGAGCTGCGGGTCCCCCGCTTCAACCTCTGTACCGATAATGGCGTGATGATCGCAGCCCTGGCTGCCCAACGTATCGCCGAAGGAGCCGGTGCCTCCGACCTCGGGGTGGCCACCGATCCCTCCCTGCCGGCTGAGGTGCCGCAGCTCTAG